The following proteins are encoded in a genomic region of Brachypodium distachyon strain Bd21 chromosome 1, Brachypodium_distachyon_v3.0, whole genome shotgun sequence:
- the LOC100846251 gene encoding glucan endo-1,3-beta-glucosidase 4 yields the protein MLGRRRNNMLPKRLEGVLLLLFMLMVSNASGAFVGVHVGTGVSDLPSPSDIVSILKAKRIQHVRLVDSDHKMLVALANTGIEVMVGVPNDQLLRVGQSRSTAADWINKNVAAYIPATNITYIAVGDEVLTTIPNAALVLVPALQFLQSALLAANLNTQVKISSPHSMDMISKAFPPSTATFNSTWSSIMSQYLQFLNNTGSSFMLNAQPYYGYVKGQGVFPLEYALFRSLNPNSKIADPNSNLFYTNMFDAMVDAAYNSMQAMNFTGIPVMVTASGWPWRGARNEPAADVDNALAYNTNLIRHVLNSSGTPSQPKNQVSTYLFELFSEDRRTGPVSEQNWGIMFTNASAVYSLAFEDVAANNTDSPALRGMFCVANSSASHSALKQSLDWACGPGSANCSAIQPGQPCYKSDDIVAVASYAFNDYYHRTQTSGGTCNFNGTATISSTDPSHGSCIFLGSTGANGSGNGAASGPVSQDSFASGLQSCWLAHLVVLLPVVLLL from the exons ATGCTTGGCCGCAGGCGCAACAACATGTTGCCCAAGAGACTGGAGGgcgtgttgttgttgttgtttatgCTCATGGTTTCCAATGCTTCAG GAGCATTTGTTGGCGTCCATGTTGGCACCGGTGTCTCAGACCTGCCATCACCATCAGACATAGTCTCAATCCTTAAAGCAAAGAGGATTCAACATGTTCGGTTGGTTGATTCAGACCATAAGATGCTAGTTGCCCTTGCCAATACCGGAATCGAAGTGATGGTTGGGGTGCCAAATGATCAGCTGCTTCGTGTGGGGCAGTCTCGTTCTACAGCAGCTGATTGGATTAATAAGAATGTTGCTGCCTACATTCCGGCTACTAACATCACCTATATTGCCGTGGGTGATGAGGTTCTTACTACTATTCCAAATGCAGCTCTTGTTCTTGTACCTGCACTGCAATTCCTCCAATCAGCACTGTTAGCTGCAAACCTCAATACCCAGGTGAAAATTTCAAGTCCTCATTCGATGGATATGATCTCTAAGGCATTTCCTCCCTCTACTGCCACTTTCAACTCGACATGGAGCTCAATAATGTCCCAATATCTTCAGTTTCTGAATAATACAGGGTCTTCCTTCATGCTGAATGCTCAACCCTATTATGGCTATGTGAAAGGGCAAGGCGTATTCCCTTTAGAGTATGCCCTGTTCCGGTCACTCAACCCCAACAGTAAGATTGCAGATCCGAACAGTAATTTGTTCTATACCAATATGTTTGATGCTATGGTGGATGCTGCATACAACTCAATGCAAGCAATGAATTTCACCGGGATTCCTGTTATGGTCACAGCTTCTGGTTGGCCATGGCGTGGTGCACGAAATGAGCCGGCTGCTGATGTTGATAATGCTTTGGCTTACAATACAAACCTCATACGCCATGTACTAAATAGTTCCGGTACACCTAGCCAGCCAAAGAATCAAGTAAGCACATACCTATTTGAGTTGTTCAGTGAGGATCGTCGGACAGGACCTGTTTCGGAGCAGAATTGGGGGATTATGTTTACCAATGCAAGTGCAGTTTACTCCCTGGCATTTGAAGATGTAGCTGCAAATAATACAGATTCACCGGCTTTGCGTGGGATGTTTTGTGTGGCAAATTCAAGTGCATCCCATAGTGCACTAAAGCAAAGCTTGGATTGGGCATGCGGTCCTGGCTCCGCAAACTGCAGTGCAATTCAACCTGGGCAGCCGTGCTATAAATCAGATGACATTGTAGCTGTTGCTTCTTATGCTTTCAACGATTATTACCATAGAACGCAAACAAGTGGCGGTACATGCAACTTCAATGGCACAGCAACTATATCATCTACTGATCCAA GCCATggttcatgtatttttttggGAAG CACTGGCGCCAATGGCAGTGGCAATGGTGCGGCTTCCGGACCTGTGAGCCAAGACAGTTTTGCTTCAGGATTGCAATCATGCTGGTTGGCTCACCTAGTGGTCTTGTTACCTGTTGTACTTCTGCTGTAA